A genomic window from Gossypium hirsutum isolate 1008001.06 chromosome D10, Gossypium_hirsutum_v2.1, whole genome shotgun sequence includes:
- the LOC107913833 gene encoding uncharacterized protein isoform X2, with translation MNKSPAHQQYETSDCSYEFDPQVNFSQFLEEARQHARDINLQRSSSCSEEVGKKRLGAEKKSKKSWRISLFSWWKINGKSKPGSDPVHVPNPSKPTKGYGSGPLCTTTRGIKTRHQRPSSGPVSILFTPTRKMENEVPYMSLDQPNDPYHINTYGPVYLVT, from the exons ATGAACAAATCTCCAGCACATCAGCAATATGAGACAAGTGATTGTTCTTATGAATTTGATCCTCAGGTGAACTTTTCACAG TTTCTAGAAGAAGCAAGACAACATGCAAGAGACATAAACTTGCAGCGGTCATCTTCATGTTCAGAGGAAGTGGGGAAGAAAAGGTTGGGAGCTGAGAAAAAGAGCAAGAAGTCATGGAGGATTTCACTCTTCTCATGgtggaaaattaacggaaagagCAAACCTGGTTCGGATCCTGTCCATGTTCCTAATCCTTCCAAGCCAACTAAAGGTTATGGTTCGGGCCCATTGTGTACAACCACAAGGGGAATCAAAACACGGCACCAGCGTCCATCATCAGGGCCAGTCTCCATCCTTTTCACCCCCACAAGGAAAATGGAGAATGAGGTGCCTTACATGAGTCTTGACCAGCCTAATGATCCTTATCATATCAACACCTATGGACCTGTTTATTTGGTAACATAG
- the LOC107915231 gene encoding uncharacterized protein, translated as MKIYIIVKASLVVFPIKGKIWCFSRSIDHYASKSTAANTPSTAKGLWKKMSSNSKQPLNANAKLLVDFVSNKMNKAWIGLEKAPEGSFKNKLHGFGLRLLARVKPSEIFLKSITKDVTNVQITYPCRD; from the exons ATGAAGATATATATCATAGTGAAGGCAAGCTTGGTAGTGTTCCCAATTAAAGGGAAAATCTGGTGCTTTAGCAGATCCATTGACCATTATGCATCAAAATCCACCGCAGCTAACACCCCTTCCACTGCGAAAGGGCTTTGGAAGAAAATGTCATCCAATTCCAAGCAGCCCCTCAATGCCAATGCTAAACTTCTTGTTGATTTCGTTTCGAACAAG ATGAATAAGGCTTGGATTGGTTTGGAAAAGGCACCTGAGGGTAGTTTCAAAAACAAGCTACATGG TTTCGGGTTGCGGCTATTAGCTCGAGTTAAACCATCTGAGATTTTCTTGAAATCTATAACCAAGGATGTTACCAATGTTCAGATTACATACCCTTGCAG GGATTGA
- the LOC107913832 gene encoding RING-H2 finger protein ATL3: protein MDKPGFYESTAVAITGKIMAIGIIVLFLVVIFVLGLHLYAKWFWWRNEEPSSHPSRRSSRRRFVFAPGQDTTHPQRTSKGLDSTIIASLPALIFRQDEFKEGLECAVCLCEVIEGEKARLLPKCNHGFHVDCIDMWFQSHSTCPLCRNPIVIGGEFENPSHLVDETNVQAHVQSPNDGSGSGYSTDSPSFPTNVLFWGNDTQVSSGSSCLDEGSSASSASIGSSAMASTSSRQEGMLVIDVPMNGNENPPEEESKSAMPTRLRSLKRLLSRERRVAPNSSGSCSVDA, encoded by the coding sequence aTGGATAAGCCTGGGTTCTATGAATCAACAGCAGTGGCGATAACAGGGAAGATCATGGCCATTGGCATAATAGTTCTCTTCTTAGTGGTGATTTTTGTGCTTGGTCTTCATCTTTATGCTAAATGGTTTTGGTGGCGCAATGAAGAACCATCTTCCCATCCTTCACGCCGTAGCAGCCGACGCCGTTTCGTCTTTGCTCCAGGGCAAGACACTACTCATCCTCAACGTACAAGTAAAGGTCTTGATTCAACAATTATCGCTTCCCTCCCTGCGTTAATTTTCCGTCAAGACGAGTTTAAAGAAGGGCTTGAATGTGCGGTTTGTTTATGTGAGGTTATAGAAGGAGAGAAAGCTAGGCTGCTTCCTAAATGTAACCATGGTTTCCACGTTGATTGTATTGATATGTGGTTTCAATCACACTCGACTTGTCCTCTTTGTAGAAACCCCATTGTTATTGGGGGTGAGTTTGAGAATCCAAGTCACCTTGTTGATGAAACCAATGTTCAAGCTCATGTTCAGTCTCCAAATGATGGTTCAGGTTCTGGGTATTCAACAGATTCTCCTAGTTTCCCTACGAATGTGTTGTTTTGGGGTAATGACACGCAGGTTAGTAGCGGTAGTTCTTGTTTGGATGAGGGTTCTTCAGCATCATCCGCTTCTATTGGTTCCTCTGCCATGGCATCTACCAGTAGTAGGCAAGAAGGGATGTTGGTGATAGATGTTCcaatgaatggaaatgagaatcCACCAGAGGAAGAATCAAAGTCTGCAATGCCTACAAGATTAAGGTCTTTGAAGAGACTTTTAAGCAGGGAAAGAAGGGTAGCTCCTAATAGTTCAGGGAGTTGTTCAGTTGATGCTTGA
- the LOC107913833 gene encoding uncharacterized protein isoform X3, which translates to MCYVHLSGFGFRPLFLHQFLEEARQHARDINLQRSSSCSEEVGKKRLGAEKKSKKSWRISLFSWWKINGKSKPGSDPVHVPNPSKPTKGYGSGPLCTTTRGIKTRHQRPSSGPVSILFTPTRKMENEVPYMSLDQPNDPYHINTYGPVYLVT; encoded by the coding sequence ATGTGCTATGTTCATTTATCCGGTTTTGGCTTTCGACCCCTTTTCCTCCATCAGTTTCTAGAAGAAGCAAGACAACATGCAAGAGACATAAACTTGCAGCGGTCATCTTCATGTTCAGAGGAAGTGGGGAAGAAAAGGTTGGGAGCTGAGAAAAAGAGCAAGAAGTCATGGAGGATTTCACTCTTCTCATGgtggaaaattaacggaaagagCAAACCTGGTTCGGATCCTGTCCATGTTCCTAATCCTTCCAAGCCAACTAAAGGTTATGGTTCGGGCCCATTGTGTACAACCACAAGGGGAATCAAAACACGGCACCAGCGTCCATCATCAGGGCCAGTCTCCATCCTTTTCACCCCCACAAGGAAAATGGAGAATGAGGTGCCTTACATGAGTCTTGACCAGCCTAATGATCCTTATCATATCAACACCTATGGACCTGTTTATTTGGTAACATAG
- the LOC121222337 gene encoding DEAD-box ATP-dependent RNA helicase 6-like isoform X2 produces MPPSDTRYKTEDVTATKGNEFEDYFLKRELLMGIYEKGFERPSPIQEESIPIALTGSDILARAKNGTGKTAAFCIPALEKIDQDNNVIQGAMPRDVFNTLPPFSCGL; encoded by the exons ATGCCACCATCAGATACACGCTACAAAACGGAG GATGTGACTGCTACCAAAGGAAATGAATTTGAAGACTACTTTCTGAAACGTGAACTTCTTATGGGAATATATGAGAAGGGCTTTGAAAGACCATCTCCTATTCAGGAAGAGAGTATTCCCATTGCTTTAACTGGAAGTGATATTCTTGCTAGAGCCAAAAATGGAACTGGGAAAACTGCAGCATTTTGCATTCCTGCATTGGAAAAAATTGACCAAGATAACAATGTTATTCAAG GTGCAATGCCGAGGGATGTTTTCAACACACTACCACCGTTTAGCTGTGGACTATAG
- the LOC107913833 gene encoding uncharacterized protein isoform X1, which produces MGFQVWWLDPFALDEIIQVETMNKSPAHQQYETSDCSYEFDPQVNFSQFLEEARQHARDINLQRSSSCSEEVGKKRLGAEKKSKKSWRISLFSWWKINGKSKPGSDPVHVPNPSKPTKGYGSGPLCTTTRGIKTRHQRPSSGPVSILFTPTRKMENEVPYMSLDQPNDPYHINTYGPVYLVT; this is translated from the exons ATGGGGTTTCAAGTTTGGTGGTTGGACCCTTTTGCCTTAGATGAAATCATTCAAGTG GAAACCATGAACAAATCTCCAGCACATCAGCAATATGAGACAAGTGATTGTTCTTATGAATTTGATCCTCAGGTGAACTTTTCACAG TTTCTAGAAGAAGCAAGACAACATGCAAGAGACATAAACTTGCAGCGGTCATCTTCATGTTCAGAGGAAGTGGGGAAGAAAAGGTTGGGAGCTGAGAAAAAGAGCAAGAAGTCATGGAGGATTTCACTCTTCTCATGgtggaaaattaacggaaagagCAAACCTGGTTCGGATCCTGTCCATGTTCCTAATCCTTCCAAGCCAACTAAAGGTTATGGTTCGGGCCCATTGTGTACAACCACAAGGGGAATCAAAACACGGCACCAGCGTCCATCATCAGGGCCAGTCTCCATCCTTTTCACCCCCACAAGGAAAATGGAGAATGAGGTGCCTTACATGAGTCTTGACCAGCCTAATGATCCTTATCATATCAACACCTATGGACCTGTTTATTTGGTAACATAG
- the LOC107913830 gene encoding uncharacterized protein isoform X1: protein MSIFIMLGCPETDIATAQPSLQSPLVPVRAQTLIHAQVLSNPWKSSPLPSRISFHVGHLENHSGKLQVKAVATLEPKCSVPKQGEHNNKSQLGGDSCPSPTQPESWKTGDSDVELDEKEKLRRMRISKANKGNTPWNKGRKHSAETLQRIRERTKLAMQNPKVKMKLVNLGHAQSKETREKIGEGVRMGWERRREKLMLQETCHFEWMNLIAEASRKGYLGEEELRWDSYKILDEQLTKEWLESVEQRKSMPRPKGSNRAPKSPEQRKKIAEAIAAKWADPDYRERVCSGLAKYHGIPSGAERKPKRKPAAGTQSKQSPPKRKASDTNYSSGSETISPIERLRIRRRNKPLYKDPMASSKLEMLKNLRAQRAAEELKKTEAVERARLLIAEAEKAAKALEVAAMKSHVARASLIETRKLIAEAIQSIESIEIRHVSSDENSGYISVDSAEPVSHVENKMQSESSGSDQAEQKEVNGTKHEEYNFSNFIFPKIVNGDNAKELTSPCSNNHSISTLNFESSINSDSSKQVGHLETNGMIQHEKNPMLNGTEVELKNNDVPSKAVAVTKKWVRGRLVEVTEEAS, encoded by the exons ATGAGCATCTTTATTATGCTTGGTTGCCCTGAAACAGATATTGCCACTGCTCAACCTTCCTTGCAAAGTCCACTGGTTCCAGTGAGGGCTCAAACCCTTATCCATGCTCAAGTTTTATCAAATCCATGGAAATCCTCCCCATTGCCTTCTAGGATAAGTTTTCATGTAGGGCACCTGGAAAACCACAGTGGGAAACTTCAGGTTAAAGCTGTTGCAACCCTTGAACCCAAGTGTTCAGTTCCAAAACAAGGTGAACATAATAATAAGTCACAGCTTGGTGGTGATTCATGTCCTTCACCAACGCAGCCTGAATCTTGGAAGACCGGAGACTCGGATGTTGAGTTGGACGAGAAGGAAAAGTTAAGGCGGATGAGGATTTCTAAAGCAAATAAAGGGAACACACCTTGGAACAAAGGCAGGAAGCACAGTGCAG AGACCCTTCAACGGATAAGGGAGAGAACAAAGCTTGCAATGCAGAATCCTAAG GTCAAAATGAAGTTGGTTAACCTAGGACATGCTCAGAG CAAAGAGACGAGAGAAAAAATTGGAGAGGGTGTGCGAATGGGATGGGAAAGGCGCCGTGAGAAGTTAATGCTGCAGGAAACTTGCCACTTTGAGTGGATGAACTTGATTGCTGAAGCATCTAGAAAAGGCTATCTTGGTGAGGAAGAGCTACGGTGGGATTCTTACAAGATACTAGATGAGCAGTTGACAAAGGAGTGGTTGGAAAGTGTCGAACAAAGGAAATCGATGCCTAGACCAAAAGGTAGCAATAGAGCACCAAAATCCcctgaacaaagaaagaaaattgcTGAAGCCATTGCTGCCAAATGGGCTGATCCT GATTACCGCGAGAGAGTTTGCTCTGGCTTGGCAAAATATCATGGCATTCCGTCTGGGGCTGAAAGAAAACCAAAGAGGAAGCCAGCGGCTGGTACACAGTCCAAGCAGAGCCCTCCAAAGAGGAAAGCTAGTGATACAAACTATTCTTCTGGAAGTGAGACTATAAGCCCAATTGAGCGGTTAAGGATACGAAGAAGAAATAAACCACTTTATAAGGATCCTATGGCAAGCTCCAAGCTCGAGATGTTGAAGAACTTAAGAGCACAAAGAGCAGCAGAAGAATTAAAGAAAACCGAAGCAGTTGAAAGAGCAAG GCTTTTGATTGCTGAAGCTGAGAAGGCCGCGAAAGCCCTTGAGGTCGCTGCAATGAAGAGCCATGTTGCTCGAGCTTCCCTTATTGAAACCAGAAAACTTATAGCCGAAGCAATTCAGTCAATTGAATCGATAGAGATCAGACACGTTTCATCCGATGAGAATAGTGGATACATTTCTGTTGACTCGGCTGAACCGGTTAGCCATGTTGAGAACAAAATGCAATCAGAAAGCAGTGGTTCGGACCAAGCAGAACAGAAAGAAGTAAATGGGACTAAGCATGAGGAGTacaatttctctaactttatttTCCCGAAGATAGTGAATGGTGACAACGCCAAAGAACTTACTTCTCCATGCTCGAATAATCACAGTATATCAACTCTCAACTTTGAAAGTTCGATAAACTCTGATTCATCTAAGCAAGTTGGCCATTTGGAAACAAATGGGATGATCCAACATGAGAAGAACCCCATGCTAAATGGAACCGAAGTTGAGCTGAAGAATAATGATGTGCCATCTAAAGCAGTCGCTGTAACTAAGAAATGGGTCCGTGGTAGGCTTGTTGAAGTCACTGAAGAAGCTTCATAA
- the LOC107913829 gene encoding O-fucosyltransferase 36, with product MDRDSSDEDDDRRNLTYRNDTTRSSFNVEELEPQMRRRSKLTFHKGYLFALVLPLLIVFIYFSTDIRSLFTSDISSFKFNTVSDQIRESQLQALHLLNRQQSSLLSIWNHTFINSNNITTVQFDDIKATLLTQITLNKHMQQILLSPYKAGDTLQNGTALDPSSAGYGFHRCRKVDQKFSERRTIEWKPRRNKFLFAICLSGQMSNHLICLEKHMFFAAILNRALVIPSSRFDYQYNRVLDIEHINDCIGKKVVVPFEDFMKLKKNHAHIDKFICYFSTPQPCYMDEEHLKKLKSLGISMGKLEAAWKNEDVKNPSRKTVKDVVEKFGSDDDVIAIGDVYFADVERDWVLQPGGPIAHKCKTLIEPSKLILLTAERFIQTFLGSNFIALHFRRHGFLKFCNAKKPSCFYPIPQAADCITRMVERANSPVIYLSTDAAGSETGLLQSMIMLNGKTIPLVKRPPRNSAEKWDALLYRHGLEGDSQVEAMLDKTICAMASVFIGASGSTFTEDILRLRKDWGTASICDEYLCQGENPNFISGEE from the exons ATGGACCGAGATTCATCCGACGAAGACGACGACCGACGTAACTTAACCTACCGAAACGACACCACAAGGTCCAGTTTCAATGTCGAAGAGCTCGAACCACAAATGCGGCGTCGTTCCAAGCTCACTTTCCACAAAGGTTATCTCTTCGCCCTTGTGCTCCCTCTGCTCATCGTCTTTATCTACTTCTCCACCGATATTCGCTCCCTCTTCACTTCCGATATCTCCTCCTTTAAATTCAATACGGTGTCGGATCAAATCAGAGAATCCCAACTCCAAGCTCTTCACTTGTTGAACCGGCAGCAAAGTTCCCTTCTTTCTATCTGGAATCACACTTTCATTAACTCTAATAACATCACGACCGTCCAATTTGATGATATCAAAGCCACATTGCTCACCCAGATCACGTTAAACAAACACATGCAGCAAATTCTATTATCCCCTTACAAAGCCGGAGACACCCTTCAAAACGGCACTGCTTTGGATCCCAGTTCTGCCGGTTACGGTTTCCACCGTTGCAGAAAAGTTGACCAGAAATTTTCTGAAAGAAGAACCATTGAATGGAAACCCAGACGGAATAAATTCTTGTTCGCGATTTGCTTGTCGGGTCAGATGAGTAACCATTTGATTTGCTTAGAGAAACATATGTTTTTCGCGGCGATTTTGAATCGGGCATTGGTGATTCCGAGTTCGAGATTCGATTATCAGTACAACCGGGTTCTGGATATCGAGCACATCAACGATTGTATTGGTAAAAAAGTTGTTGTACCATTCGAGGATTttatgaaattgaagaagaatCACGCTCACATTGACAAATTCATTTGCTATTTCTCGACCCCGCAGCCGTGTTACATGGACGAAGAGCATTTGAAGAAGTTGAAGTCGTTGGGAATTTCGATGGGGAAATTGGAGGCTGCTTGGAAGAATGAGGATGTTAAGAATCCAAGTCGAAAGACGGTCAAGGATGTTGTGGAGAAGTTTGGGTCTGATGATGATGTGATTGCAATTGGGGATGTTTATTTTGCCGATGTGGAAAGAGATTGGGTGTTGCAACCAGGCGGTCCGATTGCTCATAAGTGTAAGACGTTGATAGAGCCAAGTAAACTTATCTTGTTGACTGCTGAACGGTTCATTCAGACGTTCTTGGGTAGTAATTTTATCGCTCTTCATTTCCGGCGACACGGCTTCTTGAAGTTCTg CAATGCTAAAAAGCCAAGCTGCTTTTACCCTATTCCTCAAGCTGCGGATTGCATTACTCGGATGGTTGAAAGGGCCAACTCTCCAGTCATATACCTTTCAACAGATGCAGCAGGGAGCGAAACTGGTTTGCTGCAATCAATGATCATGCTGAATGGAAAGACTATACCACTGGTTAAACGTCCTCCTCGTAATTCAGCTGAAAAATGGGATGCCTTATTATACAGACATGGCCTTGAAGGTGATTCTCAG GTGGAAGCTATGCTGGATAAGACCATCTGTGCTATGGCGAGTGTGTTCATCGGAGCCTCAGGTTCGACTTTCACAGAGGACATTTTACGACTCCGAAAAGACTGGGGAACGGCATCTATATGTGATGAGTACTTatgccaaggtgaaaacccaaacTTCATTTCAGGTGAAGAGTGA
- the LOC107913830 gene encoding uncharacterized protein isoform X2, translating into MALLDIATAQPSLQSPLVPVRAQTLIHAQVLSNPWKSSPLPSRISFHVGHLENHSGKLQVKAVATLEPKCSVPKQGEHNNKSQLGGDSCPSPTQPESWKTGDSDVELDEKEKLRRMRISKANKGNTPWNKGRKHSAETLQRIRERTKLAMQNPKVKMKLVNLGHAQSKETREKIGEGVRMGWERRREKLMLQETCHFEWMNLIAEASRKGYLGEEELRWDSYKILDEQLTKEWLESVEQRKSMPRPKGSNRAPKSPEQRKKIAEAIAAKWADPDYRERVCSGLAKYHGIPSGAERKPKRKPAAGTQSKQSPPKRKASDTNYSSGSETISPIERLRIRRRNKPLYKDPMASSKLEMLKNLRAQRAAEELKKTEAVERARLLIAEAEKAAKALEVAAMKSHVARASLIETRKLIAEAIQSIESIEIRHVSSDENSGYISVDSAEPVSHVENKMQSESSGSDQAEQKEVNGTKHEEYNFSNFIFPKIVNGDNAKELTSPCSNNHSISTLNFESSINSDSSKQVGHLETNGMIQHEKNPMLNGTEVELKNNDVPSKAVAVTKKWVRGRLVEVTEEAS; encoded by the exons ATGGCTTTACTTG ATATTGCCACTGCTCAACCTTCCTTGCAAAGTCCACTGGTTCCAGTGAGGGCTCAAACCCTTATCCATGCTCAAGTTTTATCAAATCCATGGAAATCCTCCCCATTGCCTTCTAGGATAAGTTTTCATGTAGGGCACCTGGAAAACCACAGTGGGAAACTTCAGGTTAAAGCTGTTGCAACCCTTGAACCCAAGTGTTCAGTTCCAAAACAAGGTGAACATAATAATAAGTCACAGCTTGGTGGTGATTCATGTCCTTCACCAACGCAGCCTGAATCTTGGAAGACCGGAGACTCGGATGTTGAGTTGGACGAGAAGGAAAAGTTAAGGCGGATGAGGATTTCTAAAGCAAATAAAGGGAACACACCTTGGAACAAAGGCAGGAAGCACAGTGCAG AGACCCTTCAACGGATAAGGGAGAGAACAAAGCTTGCAATGCAGAATCCTAAG GTCAAAATGAAGTTGGTTAACCTAGGACATGCTCAGAG CAAAGAGACGAGAGAAAAAATTGGAGAGGGTGTGCGAATGGGATGGGAAAGGCGCCGTGAGAAGTTAATGCTGCAGGAAACTTGCCACTTTGAGTGGATGAACTTGATTGCTGAAGCATCTAGAAAAGGCTATCTTGGTGAGGAAGAGCTACGGTGGGATTCTTACAAGATACTAGATGAGCAGTTGACAAAGGAGTGGTTGGAAAGTGTCGAACAAAGGAAATCGATGCCTAGACCAAAAGGTAGCAATAGAGCACCAAAATCCcctgaacaaagaaagaaaattgcTGAAGCCATTGCTGCCAAATGGGCTGATCCT GATTACCGCGAGAGAGTTTGCTCTGGCTTGGCAAAATATCATGGCATTCCGTCTGGGGCTGAAAGAAAACCAAAGAGGAAGCCAGCGGCTGGTACACAGTCCAAGCAGAGCCCTCCAAAGAGGAAAGCTAGTGATACAAACTATTCTTCTGGAAGTGAGACTATAAGCCCAATTGAGCGGTTAAGGATACGAAGAAGAAATAAACCACTTTATAAGGATCCTATGGCAAGCTCCAAGCTCGAGATGTTGAAGAACTTAAGAGCACAAAGAGCAGCAGAAGAATTAAAGAAAACCGAAGCAGTTGAAAGAGCAAG GCTTTTGATTGCTGAAGCTGAGAAGGCCGCGAAAGCCCTTGAGGTCGCTGCAATGAAGAGCCATGTTGCTCGAGCTTCCCTTATTGAAACCAGAAAACTTATAGCCGAAGCAATTCAGTCAATTGAATCGATAGAGATCAGACACGTTTCATCCGATGAGAATAGTGGATACATTTCTGTTGACTCGGCTGAACCGGTTAGCCATGTTGAGAACAAAATGCAATCAGAAAGCAGTGGTTCGGACCAAGCAGAACAGAAAGAAGTAAATGGGACTAAGCATGAGGAGTacaatttctctaactttatttTCCCGAAGATAGTGAATGGTGACAACGCCAAAGAACTTACTTCTCCATGCTCGAATAATCACAGTATATCAACTCTCAACTTTGAAAGTTCGATAAACTCTGATTCATCTAAGCAAGTTGGCCATTTGGAAACAAATGGGATGATCCAACATGAGAAGAACCCCATGCTAAATGGAACCGAAGTTGAGCTGAAGAATAATGATGTGCCATCTAAAGCAGTCGCTGTAACTAAGAAATGGGTCCGTGGTAGGCTTGTTGAAGTCACTGAAGAAGCTTCATAA
- the LOC121222337 gene encoding DEAD-box ATP-dependent RNA helicase 6-like isoform X1, whose amino-acid sequence MPPSDTRYKTEICLLNLCQDVTATKGNEFEDYFLKRELLMGIYEKGFERPSPIQEESIPIALTGSDILARAKNGTGKTAAFCIPALEKIDQDNNVIQGAMPRDVFNTLPPFSCGL is encoded by the exons ATGCCACCATCAGATACACGCTACAAAACGGAG ATCTGCCTATTAAATTTGTGCCAGGATGTGACTGCTACCAAAGGAAATGAATTTGAAGACTACTTTCTGAAACGTGAACTTCTTATGGGAATATATGAGAAGGGCTTTGAAAGACCATCTCCTATTCAGGAAGAGAGTATTCCCATTGCTTTAACTGGAAGTGATATTCTTGCTAGAGCCAAAAATGGAACTGGGAAAACTGCAGCATTTTGCATTCCTGCATTGGAAAAAATTGACCAAGATAACAATGTTATTCAAG GTGCAATGCCGAGGGATGTTTTCAACACACTACCACCGTTTAGCTGTGGACTATAG